A genomic region of Hippoglossus hippoglossus isolate fHipHip1 chromosome 8, fHipHip1.pri, whole genome shotgun sequence contains the following coding sequences:
- the tecra gene encoding very-long-chain enoyl-CoA reductase gives MDVLALEAKNVTTADSEKKSTPRPKPKPPKKAKRTVYFEVEIVDLKTKEKLLLLDKVEPTATILDIKALFHKSYQKWYPARQSLRLDPKAKCLRDEDVLQTLPVGTTASFYFSDLGPQLTWGTVFLSECVGPLIIYLMFYFRLPFIYSPKYDFTSSKLWVVHLASMCHSLHYVKRILETLFVHRISHGTMPLRNIFKNCGYYWCTAAWMAYYINHPLYTPPYYGTQQVNAGLYIFLVCQLGNFSIHIALRNLKITGSKSKKIPYPTKNPFTWIFWLVSCPNYTYELGSWIGFTVMTQCVPVAFFTLVAFIQMTVWAKGKHRGYLKEFRDYPTLRASILPFIL, from the exons ATGGATGTACTCGCCTTAGAGGCAAAGAATGTGACGACAGCAGATTCCGAGAAGAAATCCACACCGAGGCCAAAACCGAAACCTCCCAAAAAGGCCAAAAGGACCGTTTACTTTGAGGTGGAGATTGTGGACTTGAAGACCAAGGAGAAACTCTTACTGCTGGATAAG GTGGAGCCAACTGCCACCATCTTGGATATTAAAGCCTTGTTCCACAAATCGT ATCAAAAGTGGTATCCCGCCAGACAATCTCTGCGTCTGGATCCAA AGGCCAAGTGTCTCAGGGATGAGGATGTTCTGCAGACACTTCCTGTGGGAACCACCGCCAGCTTTTACTTCAGTGACCTCGGACCCCAGCTCACATGGGGAACT GTGTTCCTGTCAGAGTGCGTAGGTCCACTGATCATCTACTTAATGTTCTACTTCCGTCTCCCCTTCATCTACTCTCCGAAATATGACTTCACCAGCAGCAAGTTGTGGGTCGTACA CTTGGCCTCCATGTGTCACTCCCTCCACTACGTCAAAAGGATTTTGGAGACGCTGTTCGTCCATCGTATCTCCCACGGGACCATGCCTCTCAGAAACATATTCAAG AACTGTGGCTATTACTGGTGCACTGCAGCTTGGATGGCGTACTACATTAACCACCCTCTCTACACCCCTCCCT ATTATGGGACGCAGCAGGTGAACGCAGGTCTTTATATTTTCTTG GTCTGTCAACTGGGGAATTTTTCCATCCACATTGCACTACGTAACCTCAAAATTACAG GTTCAAAATCCAAGAAGATTCCTTATCCAACGAAAAATCCATTCACGTGGATTTTCTGGCTCGTTTCTTGTCCGAATTACACGTACGAG CTGGGCTCCTGGATCGGCTTCACAGTGATGACCCAGTGTGTGCCTGTGGCTTTCTTCACTCTCGTGGCCTTCATCCAGATGACCGTGTGGGCCAAAGGCAAACACCGCGGCTACTTGAAGGAGTTCAGAGATTATCCAACCCTGCGCGCGTCCATACTCCCATTCATCCTGTAG
- the dnajb1a gene encoding dnaJ homolog subfamily B member 1a isoform X1, which yields MVNDYYTVLGIARGASEEEIKKAYRKQALRYHPDKNKSPGAEDRFKEIAEAYDVLSDAKKKDIYDQHGEKGLKGSAGGGSRGHSDQSYHYSFHGDPHAMFTEFFGGRSPFDHLFSQNGEDDRDVNDPFPGFGAGGMGGGMGGGMGGMGGGIGGMGGMGGMGGMGGFPRPFKSHAGGPRRPHERKKDPPVVHELKVSLEEVFAGCSKKMKISRKTLNPDGCTMRSEDKILTVDIKRGWKDGTKITFPREGDETPTNIPADVVFVVKDKPHPVFRREGSDIIYPAKISLREALCGCTVNAPTLDGRTITVSSRDVVKPGMKKRVAGEGLPLSKCPEKRGDMILDFTVKFPDKLGQSTRDALKQILPP from the exons ATGGTTAACGACTACTACACGGTGCTGGGAATAGCCAGAGGTGCGTCCGAGGAGGAGATTAAGAAGGCGTACAGAAAACAGGCCCTGCGCTACCACCCCGACAAGAACAAGTCCCCCGGAGCAGAGGATCGATTCAAGGAGATCGCGGAAGCCTACGATGTCCTCAGCGATGCCAAGAAGAAGGACATCTATGATCAACATGGAGAAAAAG gaTTAAAGGGTTCGGCCGGCGGGGGAAGTCGAGGACACAGCGATCAAAGCTACCACTACTCCTTCCACGGAGACCCTCACGCAATGTTCACAGAGTTCTTTGGAGGCCGCAGCCCGTTTGACCATTTATTCTCACAGAATGGGGAGGATGACCGGGACGTCAACGACCCCTTCCCAGGGTTTGGTGCGGGAGGCATGGGAGGAGGCATGGGAGGAGGCATGGGAGGCATGGGAGGAGGCATAGGAGGCATGGGTGGCATGGGTGGCATGGGTGGCATGGGTGGGTTTCCCAGGCCCTTCAAATCCCATGCAGGAGGCCCCCGCAGGCCGCATGAGAGGAAGAAGGACCCGCCCGTGGTGCACGAGCTGAAGGTGAGCCTCGAGGAGGTTTTCGCAGGCTGCTCCAAAAAGATGAAGATCTCCCGCAAGACACTGAACCCGGACGGCTGCACCATGCGCAGCGAGGACAAGATTTTAACAGTCGACATCAAACGTGGCTGGAAGGACGGGACAAAAATCACTTTTCCCAGGGAGGGAGATGAAACTCCCACCAACATCCCTGCAGACGTGGTGTTCGTGGTCAAAGACAAACCCCACCCGGTGTTCAGACGAGAGGGCTCAGATATTATTTACCCTGCAAAAATATCACTCAGAGAA gcgTTGTGTGGCTGCACAGTCAACGCACCGACGCTGGACGGCCGGACCATCACTGTGTCTTCCAGAGACGTTGTCAAACCGGGAATGAAGAAGCGTGTCGCTGGAGAAGGGCTGCCCCTGTCCAAGTGCCCCGAGAAAAGGGGCGACATGATCTTGGACTTCACCGTTAAATTCCCTGACAAACTCGGACAAAGCACGCGTGACGCTCTCAAACAGATCCTCCCGCCGTGA
- the gipc1 gene encoding PDZ domain-containing protein GIPC1 translates to MPLGLGRRKKASPLVENEEAEPIRAGLNVPGMDGLDGGVIGLGDGATSEGLPPPHSSMRPRLIFHTQLAHGSPTGRIEGFSNVRELYAKIGEAFGIPPAEVMFCTLNTHKVDMDKLLGGQIGLEDFIFAHIKGQKKEIEVFKGEDALGLTITDNGAGYAFIKRIREGSVIHQIQVINVGDMIESINGHRLIGCRHYEVAKMLKELPKGKDFTIKLVEPLKAFDMIGQRSGGSRSASGVQLGTGRGTLRLRSKGPATVEELPSAFEEKAIEKVDDLLESYMGIRDSELAATMVELGKDKKNPDEFAEALDETLGDFAFPDEFVFDVWGAIGDAKVGRV, encoded by the exons ATGCCTCTGGGTCTGGGAAGAAGGAAGAAGGCGTCCCCGCTGGTCGAGAATGAGGAAGCGGAGCCCATCCGCGCGGGCCTCAATGTTCCAGGTATGGACGGCCTCGATGGGGGTGTTATCGGGCTGGGAGACGGCGCCACCTCTGAAGGTCTGCCTCCTCCGCACAGCAGCATGAGACCTCGCCTCATCTTCCACACACAGCTCGCTCACGGCAGCCCCACAGGCCGCATCGAGGGCTTCAGCAATGTGCGGGAGCTCTACGCCAAGATTGGTGAGGCCTTTGGGATACCACCTGCTGAG GTTATGTTTTGCACACTGAACACTCACAAAGTGGACATGGATAAACTCTTGGGAGGTCAGATCGGACTGGAGGACTTTATTTTTGCCCACATTAAAGGCCAGAAGAAGGAAATAGAGGTGTTCAAAGGGGAGGATGCACTAGGGTTGACGATCACTGATAATGGAGCCGGCTACGCTTTCATCAAG AGAATCCGTGAGGGGAGCGTCATCCACCAGATCCAGGTCATCAACGTGGGCGACATGATCGAGTCGATCAACGGCCATCGCCTGATTGGCTGTCGGCACTACGAGGTGGCCAAgatgctgaaggagctgcccaaGGGAAAGGATTTCACCATCAAGCTGGTGGAGCCTCTCAAGGCCTTTG ATATGATCGGCCAGCGGTCTGGAGGGTCCAGGTCGGCATCAGGGGTTCAGCTGGGGACCGGCAGGGGAACTCTGCGGCTGCGGTCTAAAGGTCCTGCTACCGTGGAGGAActg cctTCCGCATTTGAGGAAAAGGCCATTGAGAAGGTGGACGACCTGCTTGAGAGCTACATGGGCATCAGAGACAGCGAGCTGG CGGCGACCATGGTGGAGCTGGGAAAGGACAAAAAGAACCCTGATGAATTTGCCGAGGCGTTAGACGAAACCCTGGGAGACTTCGCTTTCCCAGACGAATTTGTTTTCGACGTTTGGGGCGCCATCGGAGACGCTAAGGTCGGACGGGTGTGA
- the trim35-12 gene encoding E3 ubiquitin-protein ligase TRIM39, which yields MALRPRASSQPGKLSFLQSPKLASVLRPRAASSRSGSMLEEELSCPICCEIFKEPVVLRCSHSFCRACLQQFWNKKKARRECPVCRSKCSLTEPTVSLVLKNVADTFLKEQERKTAIGGRGSWAGGTGPEEAGMVEEKCIIHGEVLKLFCLDDFEVLCCVCHTSKKHQGHRVCPLEEGAQDLKAELKKDLIPLKKNLRHLYQAKQEFDDTTVHIKNQIQATEKQIKEEFEQLRTFLQKEEASRLAALQQEDEEKRELVKRKSDGITREILTFSHAVIAIENEIASSDALFLQNYINIKKRAQIPQKDPEKVTGALVNVAKHVSSLKYNVWEKMVELVHYTPITLDPNTAYSWLALSSDLTRVANSGCLKQLPDNNERFGHFVFVLGSEGFTSGRHAWEVEVGDKVDWMLGVVKESIDRKGRISGCPEGGFWMISHYEAEYAAMTRPSTLLHLQGELTRVRVQLDYDSGEVTFSNPVSMMPIYTFTGCFTEKMFPFFCPGANINGNNPNPLKICPAKVAVWNSATW from the exons ATGGCGCTGCGCCCACGGGCTTCCTCTCAGCCGGGGAAACTTTCCTTCCTCCAGAGTCCCAAGTTGGCTTCGGTGCTTCGGCCGCGGGCTGCTTCCTCACGCTCAGGCTCcatgctggaggaggagctgtccTGTCCCATTTGCTGTGAGATCTTCAAGGAACCCGTGGTGCTGAGGTGCAGCCACAGCTTCTGCCGGGCCTGCCTGCAGCAGTTCTGGAACAAGAAGAAGGCCAGGCGTGAGTGTCCCGTCTGCAGGAGTAAGTGCTCTCTGACGGAGCCCACTGTCAGCCTGGTGCTGAAGAACGTGGCTGACACCTTCCTGAAGGAGCAGGAGCGCAAGACGGCCATCGGCGGGAGGGGGTCATGGGCCGGTGGCACGGGGCcggaggaggcagggatggTGGAGGAGAAATGCATCATTCATGGGGAAGTTCTCAAGCTCTTCTGTCTTGACGACTTTGaggtgctgtgctgtgtgtgtcacacGTCCAAGAAGCACCAGGGACACAGAGTGTGTCCGCTGGAGGAGGGGGCGCAGGACCTCAAG GCCGAGCTGAAGAAGGATCTGATCCCTCTGAAGAAAAACCTGCGTCACCTGTATCAGGCCAAGCAGGAGTTTGATGACACAACTGTCCACATCAAG AACCAGATTCAGGCCACAGAGAAGCAAATCAAGGAGGAGTTCGAGCAGCTCCGCACGTTCCTGCAGAAGGAGGAGGCGTCACGTCTGGCCgccctgcagcaggaggacgaggagaagagagagctgGTGAAGAGGAAGTCCGACGGCATCACCAGAGAAATCCTCACCTTCTCTCACGCCGTCATCGCCATCGAGAACGAGATCGCGTCCAGCGATGCGCTCTTCCTTCAG AATTACATCAACATAAAGAAAAG AGCACAGATCCCACAGAAGGACCCAGAAAAAGTGACGGGCGCTCTTGTGAATGTGGCCAAACATGTCAGCTCCCTCAAATATAATGTGTGGGAGAAGATGGTGGAGCTGGTTCACTACA CACCCATCACCCTGGACCCCAACACTGCCTACTCCTGGTTGGCCCTCTCCTCAGACCTGACCCGCGTGGCCAACAGTGGATGCCTGAAGCAGCTGCCGGACAACAACGAACGCTTTGGCCACTTTGTGTTCGTGCTGGGCTCGGAGGGCTTCACCTCAGGCCGCCACgcctgggaggtggaggtgggcgACAAGGTGGACTGGATGCTCGGGGTGGTCAAGGAGTCCATCGACAGGAAGGGCCGCATCTCGGGCTGTCCCGAGGGCGGCTTTTGGATGATCTCGCACTACGAGGCCGAGTACGCGGCCATGACGAGGCCCAGCACCCTGCTGCACCTGCAGGGCGAGCTGACCCGAGTGAGGGTGCAGCTGGACTATGACTCCGGGGAGGTGACCTTCTCCAACCCTGTCAGCATGATGCCCATCTACACCTTCACAGGCTGCTTCACTGAGAAGATGTTCCCCTTCTTCTGCCCCGGCGCCAACATCAACGGGAATAACCCCAACCCCCTGAAGATCTGCCCCGCCAAAGTGGCCGTGTGGAACAGTGCGACGTGGTGA
- the dnajb1a gene encoding dnaJ homolog subfamily B member 1a isoform X3, translating to MVNDYYTVLGIARGASEEEIKKAYRKQALRYHPDKNKSPGAEDRFKEIAEAYDVLSDAKKKDIYDQHGEKGLKGSAGGGSRGHSDQSYHYSFHGDPHAMFTEFFGGRSPFDHLFSQNGEDDRDVNDPFPGFGAGGIGGMGGMGGMGGMGGFPRPFKSHAGGPRRPHERKKDPPVVHELKVSLEEVFAGCSKKMKISRKTLNPDGCTMRSEDKILTVDIKRGWKDGTKITFPREGDETPTNIPADVVFVVKDKPHPVFRREGSDIIYPAKISLREALCGCTVNAPTLDGRTITVSSRDVVKPGMKKRVAGEGLPLSKCPEKRGDMILDFTVKFPDKLGQSTRDALKQILPP from the exons ATGGTTAACGACTACTACACGGTGCTGGGAATAGCCAGAGGTGCGTCCGAGGAGGAGATTAAGAAGGCGTACAGAAAACAGGCCCTGCGCTACCACCCCGACAAGAACAAGTCCCCCGGAGCAGAGGATCGATTCAAGGAGATCGCGGAAGCCTACGATGTCCTCAGCGATGCCAAGAAGAAGGACATCTATGATCAACATGGAGAAAAAG gaTTAAAGGGTTCGGCCGGCGGGGGAAGTCGAGGACACAGCGATCAAAGCTACCACTACTCCTTCCACGGAGACCCTCACGCAATGTTCACAGAGTTCTTTGGAGGCCGCAGCCCGTTTGACCATTTATTCTCACAGAATGGGGAGGATGACCGGGACGTCAACGACCCCTTCCCAGGGTTTGGTGCGGGAG GCATAGGAGGCATGGGTGGCATGGGTGGCATGGGTGGCATGGGTGGGTTTCCCAGGCCCTTCAAATCCCATGCAGGAGGCCCCCGCAGGCCGCATGAGAGGAAGAAGGACCCGCCCGTGGTGCACGAGCTGAAGGTGAGCCTCGAGGAGGTTTTCGCAGGCTGCTCCAAAAAGATGAAGATCTCCCGCAAGACACTGAACCCGGACGGCTGCACCATGCGCAGCGAGGACAAGATTTTAACAGTCGACATCAAACGTGGCTGGAAGGACGGGACAAAAATCACTTTTCCCAGGGAGGGAGATGAAACTCCCACCAACATCCCTGCAGACGTGGTGTTCGTGGTCAAAGACAAACCCCACCCGGTGTTCAGACGAGAGGGCTCAGATATTATTTACCCTGCAAAAATATCACTCAGAGAA gcgTTGTGTGGCTGCACAGTCAACGCACCGACGCTGGACGGCCGGACCATCACTGTGTCTTCCAGAGACGTTGTCAAACCGGGAATGAAGAAGCGTGTCGCTGGAGAAGGGCTGCCCCTGTCCAAGTGCCCCGAGAAAAGGGGCGACATGATCTTGGACTTCACCGTTAAATTCCCTGACAAACTCGGACAAAGCACGCGTGACGCTCTCAAACAGATCCTCCCGCCGTGA
- the dnajb1a gene encoding dnaJ homolog subfamily B member 1a isoform X2 produces the protein MVNDYYTVLGIARGASEEEIKKAYRKQALRYHPDKNKSPGAEDRFKEIAEAYDVLSDAKKKDIYDQHGEKGLKGSAGGGSRGHSDQSYHYSFHGDPHAMFTEFFGGRSPFDHLFSQNGEDDRDVNDPFPGFGAGGMGGIGGMGGMGGMGGMGGFPRPFKSHAGGPRRPHERKKDPPVVHELKVSLEEVFAGCSKKMKISRKTLNPDGCTMRSEDKILTVDIKRGWKDGTKITFPREGDETPTNIPADVVFVVKDKPHPVFRREGSDIIYPAKISLREALCGCTVNAPTLDGRTITVSSRDVVKPGMKKRVAGEGLPLSKCPEKRGDMILDFTVKFPDKLGQSTRDALKQILPP, from the exons ATGGTTAACGACTACTACACGGTGCTGGGAATAGCCAGAGGTGCGTCCGAGGAGGAGATTAAGAAGGCGTACAGAAAACAGGCCCTGCGCTACCACCCCGACAAGAACAAGTCCCCCGGAGCAGAGGATCGATTCAAGGAGATCGCGGAAGCCTACGATGTCCTCAGCGATGCCAAGAAGAAGGACATCTATGATCAACATGGAGAAAAAG gaTTAAAGGGTTCGGCCGGCGGGGGAAGTCGAGGACACAGCGATCAAAGCTACCACTACTCCTTCCACGGAGACCCTCACGCAATGTTCACAGAGTTCTTTGGAGGCCGCAGCCCGTTTGACCATTTATTCTCACAGAATGGGGAGGATGACCGGGACGTCAACGACCCCTTCCCAGGGTTTGGTGCGGGAGGCATGG GAGGCATAGGAGGCATGGGTGGCATGGGTGGCATGGGTGGCATGGGTGGGTTTCCCAGGCCCTTCAAATCCCATGCAGGAGGCCCCCGCAGGCCGCATGAGAGGAAGAAGGACCCGCCCGTGGTGCACGAGCTGAAGGTGAGCCTCGAGGAGGTTTTCGCAGGCTGCTCCAAAAAGATGAAGATCTCCCGCAAGACACTGAACCCGGACGGCTGCACCATGCGCAGCGAGGACAAGATTTTAACAGTCGACATCAAACGTGGCTGGAAGGACGGGACAAAAATCACTTTTCCCAGGGAGGGAGATGAAACTCCCACCAACATCCCTGCAGACGTGGTGTTCGTGGTCAAAGACAAACCCCACCCGGTGTTCAGACGAGAGGGCTCAGATATTATTTACCCTGCAAAAATATCACTCAGAGAA gcgTTGTGTGGCTGCACAGTCAACGCACCGACGCTGGACGGCCGGACCATCACTGTGTCTTCCAGAGACGTTGTCAAACCGGGAATGAAGAAGCGTGTCGCTGGAGAAGGGCTGCCCCTGTCCAAGTGCCCCGAGAAAAGGGGCGACATGATCTTGGACTTCACCGTTAAATTCCCTGACAAACTCGGACAAAGCACGCGTGACGCTCTCAAACAGATCCTCCCGCCGTGA